From Magnolia sinica isolate HGM2019 chromosome 13, MsV1, whole genome shotgun sequence, one genomic window encodes:
- the LOC131222493 gene encoding uncharacterized protein LOC131222493, producing the protein MAPSLGLDQERQPGSPVKFAERENGNASKVKDDAGLRCANNCEDDTFDMEAISDHHKVDEVVDAEVDIVDCANTSIKLTKAEEDPDATEYSSSFGNTVSGSGDGLKLNSSDDEVVESRFHHENGTLSVFDGLDRVFRPRKKKLTAHWRRYIRPLMWRCKWLELRVKELQSQALKYDRELLAYSHEKQLKVGQVASDGSAARSVTLSCPSLKKQVMKRRKRRRVEDTVDIRSYMSHHNIFSYYENKKSEADGISIDDDYGNQAVIMMEQDINGAGEFGINYEWPVFESKDGDNSLEQILWNIDVQQSRVLELKAQLNKLMCKNAGKFSSMENLSLFKQGDVPTGSALNPSLSPGDVDDMPVGALYTPPGHVSAEYGIEDLVRPESAVSSFGEAALPDIIESTVGLLSAADVSLDRPQIGDSSEDIADDVLIPNQASEEELLNFEKIGQPLEPPQQAAQELDESKEGIAPAVSEPEPCPAPEPGLTPMLDSGSAAEQLTLRPCSVSRFLVPKKMRKQGGRRGGLGRWDAKKVYTRRSSGDKDKQ; encoded by the exons ATGGCTCCTTCTCTAGGTTTAGACCAGGAGAGACAACCGGGTTCCCCTGTAAAATTTGCAGAGAGAGAAAATGGGAACGCTTCAAAAGTCAAAGATGATGCGGGTTTGAGGTGCGCGAATAATTGTGAGGATGACACATTCGACATGGAAGCTATCTCAGATCACCACAAGGTTGATGAGGTGGTGGATGCAGAAGTTGACATTGTTGATTGTGCAAATACCAGTATCAAATTGACCAAAGCTGAGGAAGACCCAGATGCCACAGAGTATTCGAGCTCTTTTGGCAACACTGTTTCAGGATCTGGGGATGGTTTGAAATTGAACTCGAGCGATGATGAGGTGGTGGAGTCACGGTTTCATCATGAGAACGGCACTTTGAGTGTTTTCGATGGACTTGATAGAGTCTTCCGACCAAG GAAGAAGAAGTTGACTGCTCATTGGAGAAGGTACATCCGACCTCTGATGTGGCGGTGCAAATGGTTAGAATTGCGGGTGAAAGAATTGCAGTCTCAAGCATTAAAATATGACAGAGAACTTTTGGCATACTCTCATGAAAAGCAATTGAAGGTAGGGCAGGTTGCATCAGATGGTTCTGCTGCTAGGTCAGTGACTCTGTCTTGTCCAAGTCTGAAGAAGCAAGTCATGAAGAGGAGAAAAAGAAGGCGAGTTGAAGACACGGTTGATATACGATCATACATGTCGCATCACAACATATTCTCTTATTATG AAAATAAGAAATCTGAAGCAGATGGTATCTCTATCGATGATGATTATGGTAATCAAG CGGTGATCATGATGGAACAGGATATTAATGGTGCCGGCGAGTTTGGCATTAATTATGAGTGGCCTGTGTTTGAATCCAAAGATGGTGATAATTCGTTAGAGCAGATTCTTTGGAACATTGATGTCCAACAGTCTCGGGTCCTTGAGCTAAAGGCCCAGCtcaataaattgatgtgcaaaaaTGCTGGAAAGTTCTCTTCGATGGAGAATTTGAGCCTGTTTAAGCAAGGTGACGTACCAACTGGCTCAGCTTTgaatccttctctctctcctggtGATGTTGATGACATGCCAGTTGGGGCACTGTATACTCCACCTGGGCATGTATCTGCTGAGTATGGCATTGAAGATCTAGTTAGGCCTGAAAGTGCAGTTTCAAGCTTTGGGGAAGCTGCCCTTCCTGATATAATTGAAAGCACGGTGGGCCTGTTATCTGCTGCTGATGTCTCTCTGGATCGACCTCAGATTGGCGATTCTTCTGAAGAT ATTGCTGATGATGTTCTGATACCCAATCAAGCTTCCGAGGAAGAGTTGCTGAATTTTGAGAAGATTGGTCAGCCTCTAGAGCCTCCCCAGCAGGCCGCACAAGAATTAGACGAATCGAAGGAGGGCATTGCTCCAGCAGTTTCTGAACCGGAACCTTGCCCTGCACCGGAACCGGGGTTGACACCGATGCTGGACTCAGGCTCGGCTGCAGAACAGCTTACCTTGAGGCCTTGTTCAGTGTCCAGGTTTCTTGTTCCTAAGAAAATGAGAAAGCAAGGCGGGCGCAGGGGTGGACTGGGCCGTTGGGATGCTAAGAAAGTTTACACCCGGAGATCCTCAGGTGATAAAGATAAGCAGTGA
- the LOC131222494 gene encoding chaperone protein dnaJ 6-like — protein sequence MRGFSRPIISSLKKKWREILPHKRTNGIKAENPSFSSLQNPSVRISLPTEMAKKKQQKARVSEGSEEEEHQNREEEYPTPKEKSLYEILGVERTASQQEIKKAYYKLALRLHPDKNPGDEEAKEKFQLLQKVISIIGDEEKRALYDQTGCVDDADLAGEVAQNLQEFFKSLYKKVTEADIEEFEANYRGSDIEKKDLKDLYKKCKGNMNRLFCSMICSEPKLDSHRFKDIIDEAIAAGELKETKAYKQWAKQVSETKPPTSPLKRKGKSNKRADTDLVAVISQRRSERKEQFESMFSSIMAKYNGGEPSLEPNEEEFEAARRRLESSKQTKKRKHK from the exons ATGCGCGGGTTTTCCCGTCCCATAATTTCTTCTCTGAAAAAGAAATGGCGGGAAATTTTACCGCATAAACGAACGAATGGTATAAAGGCAGAGAATCCCTCATTCTCTTCTCTCCAAAACCCTTCCGTTCGCATTTCTCTCCCCACAGAAATGGCGAAAAAGAAGCAGCAGAAAGCTAGGGTTTCTGAAGGAAGCGAAGAGGAAGAGCATCAAAACCGAGAAGAAGAATACCCTACGCCCAAAGAAAAGAGCTTATACGAG ATTCTTGGTGTGGAGAGGACTGCATCCCAACAGGAAATAAAGAAGGCGTACTACAAGTTGGCCTTGCGTCTTCATCCAGATAAGAATCCTGGTGATGAG GAGGCTAAAGAGAAATTCCAGCTGTTGCAAAAGGTGATATCGATTATTGGAGATGAGGAGAAAAGGGCACTTTATGACCAGACTGGATGTGTTGATGATGCT GACCTAGCTGGGGAAGTTGCTCAAAATCTTCAGGAGTTCTTCAAATCATTGTACAAAAAG GTTACAGAGGCTGACATTGAAGAGTTTGAAGCTAACTACAGAGGATCAGATATAGAGAAGAAGGATTTGAAGGATCTATATAAGAAGTGTAAGGGTAATATGAACAG GCTTTTTTGTTCGATGATTTGTTCAGAGCCAAAACTGGATTCACACCGGTTCAAGGATATCATTGATGAGGCAATAGCTGCAG GAGAGCTGAAGGAAACTAAAGCATACAAGCAATGGGCAAAGCAAGTGTCAGAGACTAAACCACCTACAAGTCCTCTAAAAAGGAAGGGCAA ATCCAATAAACGTGCAGATACTGATCTGGTGGCAGTTATCTCTCAGCGCCGAAGCGAGAGGAAAGAACAGTTTGAGTCTATGTTCTCCTCCATAATGGCAAAATACAATGGTGGTGAGCCCTCCCTTGAGCCAAATGAAGAGGAATTTGAGGCTGCGCGGAGAAGGCTTGAAAGCAGCAAACAGACCAAAAAGCGAAAACATAAGTGA